One Prosthecobacter sp. SYSU 5D2 DNA window includes the following coding sequences:
- a CDS encoding glycosyltransferase has translation MRIAIFHYTLPPVIGGVERVIRDQAAALEALGHEVELMTHTMERRRSVGIAKKTEPETFPPPTQGPFLDPQRFIARHRHDLPHWQQDHVICFITWRLADSLPQEFIEKWMAQRKAWVEEHPRPWDEKTELAYHQRFDRPFLDHLDEGHGACVLQRKDCSEAVEQALHLFDGLRYQLLSYVIMPNHVHLLVRLHPDWPMEKVVQNWKERSAKSINTLLKTQGSVWQKGYFDRLIRGVEHLDYVQQYIRQNPLKAKLQGGFSLWSTSLDDVVSSGNSEGMPTDRRRSMDLTGLDAILVHNVFTMPFDHAWTRELRDMAAATPHIHWINWVHDVAAINPHYAHLPWSQPEYAQLSEPVPNALNITVSEARKQDYLRATGLTEDQVHVIPNGLHLASLLGLTPRIADLRLWDHELILIHPTRLIRRKNIELGLRVTSALRDAGCDVIYAVTGAPDPHQADGIAYHLELKALAAELGIADQVLFLGEDSPLSDDDVRSLYTVSDALFFPSTGEGFGLPLLEAVAHRLTVFCSDLPVHQEVLGEAGQYFSIQSKPDQISARIMQWHPSAIVNHQRRHLWRRHEMVKICQEHLEPLLATANQCT, from the coding sequence ATGCGCATCGCCATCTTCCATTACACCCTCCCCCCCGTCATCGGCGGCGTTGAGCGTGTCATCCGCGACCAAGCTGCGGCACTAGAAGCGCTGGGGCATGAGGTGGAGCTCATGACGCACACCATGGAGCGCCGACGATCCGTCGGCATAGCAAAAAAAACTGAACCCGAAACCTTCCCTCCCCCCACCCAAGGCCCCTTCCTCGATCCCCAGCGCTTCATCGCCCGGCATCGTCACGATCTCCCCCACTGGCAGCAGGATCACGTGATCTGCTTTATCACCTGGAGGCTGGCGGATTCCCTGCCCCAGGAATTCATTGAGAAATGGATGGCCCAACGAAAAGCCTGGGTGGAAGAGCATCCGCGTCCTTGGGACGAGAAAACGGAACTCGCCTATCATCAACGGTTTGACCGGCCTTTCCTGGATCACCTGGATGAAGGACACGGAGCATGTGTGCTCCAACGCAAAGATTGTTCCGAAGCGGTCGAACAGGCCCTTCATCTCTTCGATGGTCTCCGTTACCAGCTTCTTAGCTACGTCATCATGCCCAATCACGTGCACCTGCTGGTCAGATTGCATCCCGATTGGCCGATGGAAAAAGTGGTGCAGAACTGGAAGGAACGGTCCGCTAAGAGCATCAATACGCTTTTAAAAACCCAAGGAAGCGTCTGGCAAAAAGGCTATTTTGACCGGCTTATACGCGGAGTAGAACATCTCGACTATGTTCAGCAGTATATTCGGCAGAATCCGTTGAAGGCCAAGCTGCAGGGTGGATTCAGCTTATGGAGTACTTCTTTGGATGATGTCGTTTCCTCGGGGAATTCAGAGGGGATGCCGACGGATCGTCGGCGCTCCATGGACTTGACCGGTCTCGACGCCATCCTCGTCCACAACGTTTTCACCATGCCCTTCGACCACGCATGGACCCGGGAACTCCGCGACATGGCCGCCGCCACACCGCACATCCACTGGATCAACTGGGTGCACGATGTCGCCGCCATCAATCCGCATTATGCCCACCTGCCCTGGTCGCAGCCGGAGTATGCGCAGCTTTCGGAACCGGTGCCGAATGCCCTCAACATCACCGTTTCCGAGGCCCGCAAACAAGACTACCTCCGTGCAACCGGACTGACGGAAGATCAGGTGCATGTTATTCCGAATGGTCTGCATCTGGCCTCGCTCCTGGGGCTGACGCCGCGCATTGCCGACCTGCGGCTTTGGGATCATGAACTGATCCTCATTCACCCCACCCGGCTCATCCGGCGGAAAAACATTGAGCTTGGCCTCCGCGTCACCTCCGCCCTCCGGGATGCCGGATGCGATGTGATTTATGCCGTCACGGGTGCGCCGGATCCGCATCAGGCCGATGGCATCGCTTATCACCTGGAGCTCAAAGCGCTCGCCGCTGAGCTGGGCATCGCTGATCAAGTCCTGTTCCTGGGCGAAGATTCCCCCCTGTCGGATGATGACGTGCGCAGCCTTTACACCGTTTCCGATGCCCTCTTCTTTCCCAGCACGGGCGAAGGTTTTGGCCTGCCTTTGCTGGAGGCCGTCGCCCACCGCCTGACCGTTTTTTGCTCGGATCTCCCTGTGCATCAGGAAGTTCTGGGGGAGGCCGGACAGTATTTCTCCATTCAGTCAAAACCTGACCAAATCTCGGCACGGATCATGCAATGGCATCCATCAGCCATTGTGAATCACCAACGACGCCACCTATGGCGGCGGCACGAAATGGTCAAAATCTGTCAGGAACATCTTGAGCCTTTGCTCGCAACCGCTAACCAGTGCACATGA
- the glgB gene encoding 1,4-alpha-glucan branching protein GlgB → MTDPTSPSAEILAILEARHGDPFGFLGRQPKEGGGAVVRTLQPKAHAVTVVARDGSGSWPMQRIHHHGFYTVDLPPEAASIPYDLELATFDGQALRSADPYSFGPLLGEQDLYFFCEGTHQRLWDCLGARMRTVDGVAGVQFAVWAPNAKRVSIIGDFNDWDGRINPMRLRIEGGVWEIFLPGIQELTHYKFEVLSAEGHLQIKSDPFAFYGQHGIQTASLVFDLNRYAWNDQEWMQKRAKTNLYNTPMSVYEVHLGSWKRVPEDGNRSKSYRELADDLIPYVKAMNFTHIELMPVAEHPFDGSWGYQITGYFAPTSRFGNPDEFREFVDRCHQAGIGVILDWVPGHFPKDAHGLAKFDGTALYEHADPRQGEHQDWGTLIFNYGRSEVKNFLIANALFWLEHYHIDGLRVDAVASMLYLDYSRQPWAWVPNKYGGRENLEAIDFMRDLNRICYERHPGSTIIAEESTAWPGVSRPTDAGGLGFGFKWNMGWMNDSLTYMQEDPIHRKYHHGEATFSMLYAYDENFILVISHDEVVHGKGSMINKMPGDRWQKFANLRMFYAWMWAHPGKKLLFMGSEFGQWQEWGHERSLDWHLFLGEEHASLQKLVRDLNWLYTNTPALHALDHEGTGFSWLDAGDADNSIFAFMRIAPDGEKVYCVINATPVPRKGYRVGVAEAGSYRELLNTDAPGYAGSGMINPLPMPASDTEWQSQPWSILIDLPPLGVVLLGR, encoded by the coding sequence ATGACCGACCCAACCAGTCCTTCAGCCGAAATCCTCGCTATTCTGGAAGCCCGACACGGAGACCCATTCGGCTTTCTGGGACGGCAGCCAAAGGAAGGCGGCGGTGCGGTAGTGCGCACGCTCCAGCCCAAGGCACACGCGGTGACGGTCGTCGCCCGCGATGGCTCCGGCTCCTGGCCCATGCAGCGTATTCATCACCATGGTTTTTATACGGTGGACCTTCCGCCTGAGGCCGCCAGCATCCCTTACGATCTGGAACTGGCCACCTTTGACGGCCAGGCCCTGCGCAGTGCCGACCCCTATTCCTTCGGCCCGCTCCTTGGCGAACAGGACCTTTATTTCTTTTGCGAAGGCACCCATCAGCGCCTTTGGGACTGCCTGGGCGCACGCATGCGCACGGTGGACGGCGTTGCAGGCGTGCAATTTGCCGTATGGGCACCCAATGCAAAACGCGTTTCCATCATCGGTGACTTCAATGATTGGGATGGCCGCATCAATCCCATGCGCCTGCGCATTGAAGGCGGTGTCTGGGAGATCTTCCTTCCGGGCATCCAGGAACTGACCCATTATAAATTTGAGGTGCTTTCTGCCGAAGGCCACCTCCAGATCAAAAGCGATCCCTTTGCCTTCTACGGCCAGCACGGCATCCAGACGGCCAGCCTCGTTTTCGACCTGAACCGCTATGCCTGGAATGACCAGGAATGGATGCAAAAACGCGCAAAAACGAACCTCTACAACACGCCCATGAGCGTTTATGAGGTCCACCTCGGCTCCTGGAAACGTGTGCCAGAGGATGGCAACCGCTCCAAATCCTATCGAGAGCTGGCCGATGACCTCATTCCTTATGTGAAGGCGATGAACTTCACCCACATCGAGCTGATGCCCGTGGCGGAGCATCCCTTTGACGGCTCATGGGGATACCAGATCACCGGTTATTTCGCCCCCACCAGCCGTTTTGGAAATCCGGATGAATTCCGCGAGTTCGTGGACCGCTGCCATCAGGCCGGCATCGGCGTCATTCTAGACTGGGTGCCCGGCCACTTCCCCAAAGATGCCCACGGCCTGGCCAAATTTGACGGCACGGCCCTTTATGAACATGCGGATCCACGCCAGGGGGAGCACCAGGACTGGGGCACCCTGATCTTTAATTACGGCCGGTCCGAGGTGAAAAACTTCCTCATCGCCAATGCGCTCTTCTGGCTGGAGCATTATCACATTGACGGCCTCCGTGTGGATGCCGTCGCCTCCATGCTTTATTTGGACTACTCCCGCCAGCCCTGGGCCTGGGTGCCTAACAAATATGGTGGCAGGGAAAACCTGGAGGCCATTGACTTCATGCGGGATCTGAACCGCATCTGTTACGAGCGCCACCCCGGCAGCACCATCATTGCGGAGGAAAGCACCGCCTGGCCCGGCGTCTCCCGCCCCACGGATGCAGGCGGTCTCGGCTTCGGCTTCAAATGGAACATGGGCTGGATGAATGACAGCCTCACGTACATGCAGGAGGATCCCATCCACCGGAAATATCATCACGGGGAGGCCACGTTCTCGATGCTGTATGCCTATGATGAGAATTTCATCCTCGTCATCAGCCACGACGAAGTCGTCCATGGCAAAGGCAGCATGATCAACAAGATGCCTGGCGACCGCTGGCAGAAGTTCGCCAACCTGCGCATGTTCTATGCCTGGATGTGGGCGCACCCCGGCAAAAAACTCCTGTTCATGGGCAGCGAATTTGGCCAGTGGCAGGAGTGGGGCCACGAGCGCAGCCTGGACTGGCATCTCTTCCTCGGTGAAGAGCACGCCAGCCTGCAAAAGCTCGTCCGCGACCTGAACTGGCTCTATACGAACACCCCTGCCCTCCACGCCCTGGACCACGAAGGCACCGGCTTCTCCTGGCTGGATGCAGGGGATGCGGACAACAGTATCTTCGCCTTCATGCGCATCGCCCCGGACGGCGAAAAAGTCTATTGCGTCATCAATGCCACCCCGGTTCCCCGCAAAGGCTACCGCGTCGGCGTCGCCGAAGCCGGCAGCTACCGTGAACTTCTGAATACTGATGCTCCCGGCTACGCAGGCAGCGGCATGATCAATCCCCTCCCCATGCCAGCAAGCGATACCGAATGGCAGAGCCAGCCCTGGAGCATCCTCATTGACCTGCCGCCTCTCGGCGTGGTCCTTTTGGGCCGGTAA